From Segatella copri, the proteins below share one genomic window:
- a CDS encoding heavy metal translocating P-type ATPase, with protein sequence MKKTIPVIGMACSVCSANVEKKLQSLEGINSASVSLASRTALVDYNPDIISLEDMKREISNAGYDLVIENDRSVEEINRREFTLLRRRTLASWLFAILTMCFSMGWISMGMEQNMISDGVASAHHTSSFANQICLLLALANLLYCGKQFYVSAWKQLLHHTANMDSLVALSTLIAFLFSTFNTFFGEMVWGARGIEWHTYFDASVMIITFVLTGRCLEEKAKDSTASSIRQLMGMQPKTARLVTYEKIEGTNDYKMEEVPISTIQIGDMIEVRAGEKIPVDGVVTQAESFMTPDAAYVDEAMISGEPTPAMKKAGDNVLAGTIPSQGKLRMRAKQIGENTALAHIIRMVQEAQGSKAPVQRIVDKAALIFVPAVAAIALITFIIWWLIGGNAALPQAILSAVAVLVIACPCAMGLATPTALMVGIGKAAQTQILIKDASALENLHKINALVIDKTGTLTIPNQNIDFTKQEDLDLETRETLKPHAQEAMKQLQERGIEVYMMSGDKEEAAHYWAEKAGIKHYQSKVLPGDKQALVKKLQDEGKQVAMVGDGINDTQALALANVSMAIGKGTDVAMDVAQITLMSDDLLALPEAVKLSKKTVHMIWQNLFWAFIYNIICIPLAAGALHIFGIDFQITPMWASALMAFSSVSVVLNSLRLRLA encoded by the coding sequence ATGAAGAAAACAATTCCAGTAATAGGCATGGCTTGCAGCGTATGCTCTGCCAATGTAGAAAAGAAGCTGCAGTCGCTAGAAGGCATCAACTCCGCCTCGGTTTCCCTGGCGAGCCGAACTGCCCTGGTAGACTATAACCCCGACATCATTTCTCTGGAAGATATGAAACGGGAAATCAGCAACGCCGGATACGACCTCGTTATCGAAAACGACAGAAGCGTGGAGGAAATCAACCGCCGTGAGTTCACCCTCCTGCGCCGCCGAACCCTGGCTTCCTGGCTCTTCGCCATCCTGACCATGTGTTTCTCCATGGGCTGGATTTCCATGGGTATGGAACAGAATATGATTTCAGATGGCGTTGCCTCGGCTCATCATACCAGTTCCTTCGCCAACCAGATCTGTCTGCTTCTGGCACTCGCCAACCTGCTCTACTGCGGCAAACAGTTTTATGTTTCCGCCTGGAAGCAGCTCCTGCATCATACGGCAAACATGGATTCGCTCGTAGCACTCAGCACCCTCATCGCCTTCCTCTTCAGCACCTTCAACACCTTCTTCGGAGAAATGGTATGGGGAGCGAGAGGCATAGAATGGCACACTTATTTTGATGCTTCCGTGATGATTATCACCTTCGTGCTGACCGGCAGATGCCTGGAAGAAAAGGCAAAGGACAGTACGGCGAGCAGCATCCGACAACTGATGGGAATGCAGCCGAAAACCGCCCGACTGGTGACTTACGAGAAGATAGAAGGCACAAACGACTACAAGATGGAGGAAGTTCCGATTTCCACCATTCAGATAGGCGACATGATAGAGGTAAGAGCCGGCGAAAAGATTCCGGTAGATGGCGTGGTTACCCAGGCAGAGAGTTTCATGACTCCCGATGCTGCCTATGTAGATGAAGCGATGATTAGCGGCGAACCGACTCCGGCGATGAAAAAGGCAGGCGACAACGTGCTGGCTGGCACCATTCCGAGTCAGGGAAAGCTCCGCATGAGAGCCAAGCAGATTGGCGAGAACACCGCCCTGGCACACATCATCCGCATGGTTCAGGAGGCACAGGGCAGTAAGGCACCCGTGCAGCGCATCGTGGATAAGGCGGCTCTGATTTTCGTTCCAGCCGTGGCAGCCATCGCCCTTATCACCTTTATAATATGGTGGCTGATAGGCGGCAACGCTGCTCTTCCGCAGGCCATTCTTTCAGCCGTAGCCGTATTGGTCATCGCCTGTCCTTGCGCCATGGGCTTAGCTACTCCTACCGCCCTGATGGTGGGCATCGGCAAGGCGGCGCAGACGCAGATTCTCATCAAGGACGCGTCGGCACTGGAGAATCTCCACAAGATCAACGCCCTCGTCATCGACAAGACCGGCACCCTCACCATTCCTAACCAGAATATCGATTTCACCAAGCAGGAGGATTTGGATCTGGAGACGAGAGAGACCCTCAAGCCTCATGCCCAGGAAGCAATGAAGCAGTTGCAGGAAAGGGGAATAGAGGTCTATATGATGAGTGGCGACAAGGAGGAAGCGGCTCACTACTGGGCAGAGAAAGCCGGCATCAAGCATTACCAGAGCAAGGTGCTGCCTGGCGACAAGCAGGCATTGGTAAAGAAACTTCAGGACGAAGGCAAGCAGGTAGCGATGGTGGGCGACGGAATCAACGACACCCAGGCTTTGGCCCTTGCCAACGTGAGCATGGCGATAGGAAAGGGAACGGATGTGGCGATGGATGTGGCGCAGATTACACTGATGAGCGACGACCTTTTGGCACTTCCGGAAGCCGTAAAACTGAGCAAGAAGACGGTTCACATGATTTGGCAGAATCTCTTCTGGGCGTTCATCTACAATATCATCTGCATCCCGTTGGCAGCCGGCGCCCTTCATATCTTCGGCATTGATTTCCAGATAACCCCAATGTGGGCAAGTGCCCTGATGGCCTTCTCCAGCGTAAGCGTAGTGCTTAATTCGCTGAGACTGAGATTGGCGTAA
- a CDS encoding PaaI family thioesterase, whose amino-acid sequence MKKILNPYLNKEGYNCVCCAPNNPVGLHLEFWEEGEDVLTIWNPGENYQGWINTLHGGIISMLMDEVAGWVINRKLQTTGVTMQLNVKYKKPVMTTDSQITVRGHIASQRRNIVTIHLTLENSKGEVCDEGEAIYFTFGPDKAKEMGFDSCKVEGEE is encoded by the coding sequence ATGAAGAAGATATTAAATCCATATTTGAACAAGGAGGGTTACAACTGCGTTTGCTGTGCCCCAAACAATCCTGTAGGATTGCATCTTGAGTTTTGGGAAGAGGGTGAGGATGTGCTTACCATCTGGAATCCCGGCGAGAATTACCAGGGCTGGATCAATACCCTGCATGGCGGAATCATCAGTATGCTGATGGATGAAGTGGCAGGCTGGGTTATCAACCGCAAACTGCAGACAACGGGTGTGACGATGCAGCTCAACGTGAAATACAAGAAGCCTGTGATGACCACCGATTCGCAGATTACGGTGCGTGGTCACATCGCCAGTCAGCGCCGTAATATCGTCACCATCCACCTGACTCTGGAGAACTCTAAAGGCGAGGTTTGTGATGAGGGCGAAGCCATCTACTTTACCTTTGGTCCTGATAAAGCCAAGGAGATGGGATTCGACAGCTGCAAGGTAGAGGGGGAGGAATAA